TAAAGGAGAGGAGACAAGAAGATGTGTGCACTTTCTTCTTCATCAGTATTCATGCAGTATGTGCTGTGACAGTTCAGGTGGTATCTGCAAATGTTGGTACCGACCTCAAATTATTGTGAACAGATTGGACTATAACTATAAATCCCTACTGTATGATTTTTTTAGGGATAAAACAAAGTAcaaaggcaaaacaaaacaatacaaaaagaaTTTTAACATTAGTTCTTCAATGGGGAGTCAAACGGGAGCCTCAAAATCAGCCTCCTATTTGGTGTCATGGAAGACTGAGATTAATGTGAAAGCACCCAACTGTCTCTAAACATGCAGATAGAGTcattaggggtgtaatggtgcacatgcatgaatacatgtagcctgtgtgaagaacgcaaacacacCTTAAGTTTCCTCATGAACCTTGAAGCGGaacgcacacagtatgagcagggtggctgCAAGCCGAACCCATGCGCAATATTTGATGTCCtagatcaggggtcggcaacctgcggtTCTTCAGCCTCTTTGTAAtggctccctttactgcggtcaagccagccgctaccatttttcttgtgcactactcattggacaattacggtagatgagctgcatggagtgaatgtgccttccggacaacaaaagtaagggctcatttatgctccacgttaaagacgcagacggatatgGATGGAGGGtactgtccgtcctttgtatattactcacgtaattctgtccattttccgggagctTCTGGAtatgaacccagacggagaatatggagcagtacaactgggaactgcagaGGCAGTGTtaagttttgaagagaatcatttccataaatagcgatacttttcatagagcgactatatgagtatgagtactgtgtacttttggggtaatccaacaacagattccattccaagcaacaaaagtgttttttcgtctgaaataagCTTTAAGACttaattcaatgatgaataaaataattttttccaataagtacctcatgaatttggtatatttggttttagtacttcatatactattagcacaaatactatgaactactcttaccgtgtacttttggagtaatcacactcaaaaatcccttccaagctccaaaagtgtttgttttttcatctgaaataggctttaagactaaattcaatgatgattaagattattttttccaataagtacctcccgaatttggtatttttggtattagtacctcatatactattagcacaaatactatgaaatacttttatggTGTACTTTTACAGTAATCATACTCTAGAATCCAttgcacactgcacttctgtttgttgtattcagtggttgtaacagaaaaaatgtaaaaaaaaaagattaaaacttttaaaagtttataagctctgttattttttgcagctccagactatttttttttttttttttttttttttttggtggaagagggggcaaaatggctcttttgataataaaggttgcagacccctgtccTAGATGGACATCTAAGTGGTATGTGCACTATACACACACTGAACGTGACCCagcatggcagctcagagcagagTCACAGGTGCAAAGCCAGAGTTGGCAGACCCTCCATCTTCTCTAAGGTCTCTGATTTGGGAGTATTTcggattccctgtcagttatgtcaatggagagagacaagcCAACAAAACAAGAGCAGTGTGCCGGCATTGTTTCGTGAAGATTAATTatctttaaagttttttttttaatgaaattggtctccttcactgtaccggaAACATATTGAAAATCTCtggaactgaagacccctgtaccgaaaaaataccaaaccaaaatttttctgcaccattactagggctgggtgataaaatgaTAACGATGTATACCACGCAATAACtcttcctcaatagaaatatgagacatgctaaATACAATTTCATTAGAATTCATTTGTCTATGTTttaacagacataagaacagccgatcataattaagtagcgccgcaccaGTCACGCTatagccacgtcaagttaggttgacgcacacatcacaggtgtaagagcagccgcagcacacacactaatgtttgggctggaGTGGGAGATAATGAGTgctccctcaggagaaaatttgaccgagaactctgggttactgaaaagtagggtgcggcATAGAAGGTGATAGTCGGACGTTAAAGCGTGtcaagtttcatttttggtttacgCCAGTTATGGTAGTTATGGCAGTTATGGAACGCAACCCCACGTATATACCCCCGGCGTTGTtttgtgaagatggtctgtttttttttgtgttctcttttaaaacttaaaagcttttgcctgttggtcagacttttagtttagttttaaatatatgtacctgttttatttatttatctgaaacagttgtataatgttcttcagcacatctgtcatgttcaacctctgacagaaaataaatcattttaATCAAAAATAACCTGATGTCTTCagaactaacttatgagtaatggaaaatttaagcttgacaaaaatagtgatttcatttatatcatgatacatattgatattgtctgatatgaaaaaaattatgatatgatttttttccatatctccCTGCCTtaaccgttacacccctaattgtCATGTATTACTACAGTGAGTCCTGTATTATCTAAGGCCCTAATTAGTCCAATTACCTTCAGCTGTAGGATTATCTGTAATTCAGAGCACATGCTGCTACTGCTAAATAATGCAGCTCTCCTTGTAAATTAAGTCAAAACTGCAGTAAGATCATTAATAGCAATGTGTGGCTTAGTGTGTATTGGATGGTGAATGGTGTTCAAGTTCACTGATGTACAGGTGGAGTGGGTTACCTTGTCAGCAGCTGCGAGTAAGTCATCAGCCATCTTGTCCAGATTGGGAGCCTTGTCTGTGTAAATGAAGCACATCATCTCTTTGAAAACCTCTGGCTCCACGTCATTGATCTCCACACGGTTCTGAGACAGAAAGGGTTCGATTGAAGAATTTCATGATGACATGTCATAAACTAATCTATAAAAGTAAACAACGTTGGCATGTTGTCATGCTGTTCAGAGTCAGTAATGGTTTTCTTCCTGTTCTACTGATTCCCTCAATGCATCCTCAGAATCACTTCCCATAATGTGCAACAATCCCTCAAATGTGCATTATGTGCATTAAGTATAACTGCAATAATCGTCTGCCCTGATATAACAATGTAAtacttattcaatatttatcaaaaataaatgtacTATTTTTATATGGAcctggttcataggtatacatactgttctacatagatatacatactgttaatattgctcAGATACACATACTGCACtaattcatattttatccagttctattttttttattctactaagctctattcttatgttattttgttaaattgtacattttttaaatgatattttctcatcttctttttagtttttgtaattttatattcacgctattcttatttctgcagcactggtgtttgtaaatattgctgcactgactggagttgcgttcctaatttcattgtacacacaatgacattaaaggctattctattctattctattctattccatattAAAGACCAAATAAGTTTGTTTCAACTCAATCTGTATAACATCTTTTATGGTATTACAACAATAATTACAAACCAATTATGATTCACACATTCAATCTAATTATCGTCTACTATATGTGCTTTTATTGTCACAGTATTATGTTCTTCCATTTATACAGATTGTACTTTGTCCTTGTTTTTAAAAGCATTTGGGCAGCATCTCCAGCCATTTCATTTCTTACAGTCACATGTGCACAAATGGAAAAAAGCAATTCTGTGCTTCTGAAACGTTGTCAGTGAAGGATGAATCCTAACCCTCATGTACAACAGGACAATTTCATTTCAGGTGGGCTATCATTCAGTTTCACTAAACAGTTCTGTGCTATTGCCATCCCACACCACACAATCTTTCACTCACTTTAACCCCTTGATACAGCTGTGAAAATCTGAACCATTGAACCACCATCGGCAAAATAAATTGAATTCTAAGAAGAAAAAAGGTTTGGGCCTTGGGCTTGGGCTCACCTTTTTGCTCTCTTCCATCTCATGTTCAAACATGGCACTGAATACAGGGGAACGTGCTGAAGCCAACAAAATGGAGACATATTTTAACAGGgggacattcattcatttgtaaGTAATTCAGGAAGCAAACAAAGTCAGACAGAAAGCTATGAACACACAGAATATCCAAACATAGTAAAGCATTTGAAACTGGCTGAAAAAAGGTACGGTGACACATGGGGTGTGTCTCGCTCATGTCTGTACCTGCCAGGATGGCTTTGTGGGCCTGAAACTCCTGGCCAGCCACACAAAGGGAACAGTCAGTGAAGCGTGAGTTCTCCCAAAGGCCCCCGAGCTCATCTGCTAACCGGCAGTCAGGCACCTTCACCATGTTCATCGTGTTCTGCCCAGATATGTTGACAGAGTCTTGTACCACACTCACCTGAGGAAAAGAAGAAATCACAGCATGACTCCAAAAGTCTGCATTTGGGCTCAAATAATCTTTGAGCTAGTCACTCTTGGCTGAATACCAACGCTGGGAAGATTACTGTGGAAATGTAACCAGTAAGAGTAGTAGTTCCAATGttaaaatgtaatgtaactcACACTCTGTAACGACTTCAACAAAAAAAGTCGCTGACAGGCTGAGGCCGGCGCTTTCCTTTGTCTGACACGCTTAACGGAAAAAAAATCACTGCGATACGAAAATAGGTTTAAGTTTTTATTAATagaaaaaatgtataataaactTATAAAACTGTGCATAAACTCATAATTAAAATGATCACAACGATCAAAGCAAATAGTGGTCAACAAAAAATACAGCATCCCCTGTTCACCCTCTCTCTCCGTCTACACAGGTGAGCAGGTACCTATATTAACACCTCTGCCCATATCTGTGACCTACTTATTCCCTCATTAACGTGATCACACAAAACCCTaaataataggcctgtaacggtacacgtatcGAACTGAACCATTTCGGTatgcacctgttcagttcggtacacagctgtaccgaaatggcacagtatgatgagacaaagaaaaaggaatgaaagatgtcgttcgatgcggaactttaaatccgcgcaagtttcacatggacatattgaaggagcacacattgacccaaaatatgaaatagcagttgatataaggttaaaaaaaaaacaacaaatatgatgtgaacctggaaggaagagactgaagaccctccaccatcaatacagtccagtttggattagttcaggttcaggtgaaagacaacgaggaaagagacattaataggacggacgttgtttggcccctaggaactacggtagttctaaaacacttatactagctctgtctgtctgtctatcacgcacactgtgtaatagaggaataaacagaacgttgaaagtatgcaaagtttcactttcatttcatgacagcgttcgttacgtcgTTATGGAcagcacccccaggtatataactgcacatccccccccaccccgacaaaaaaaaaaaaaaaaatcccccgtgcacacaggcacacacaaatacacacagtgtcctaaacagtttgttctctgtcctaaaataaataatttggttcattgtgttgtcaatgtttatcttcagtttgtttaaacagaataccagtttaccctcttgttaatgttgcatttcatgtggaatttttttgttattttctgcagaatgtgaactgacagaactgtgattagatttttcttgtttgttcgaaactacctttcagggaaaagtacaatactaatatttaaaatacatttagtaatattaataatttattttattttctatttgatttgtagcagcagaattatattattcctgtttttctatgttctattgtctccaaaaattgggggaaaaatgtttaaaaaattcataaatgcattaatagacattttgaggggttttctttcttcctgtaccgaaccgtggctttgagaaccgaaaacgtaccgaaccgaaaattttgtgtaccgttacaggcctactaaataATATCATAAACAATAACAAACCCCAATACTTAAACCCTCATACCCCTAGAAAATAAATCTAAATTAATTCATGGCTCCTACACACTTAATTACTTTTCTACCAAAGGTTTTAAATGcggcaaaaaaaacacaaaagtcctaaaaacacacattttaacactgtACACTAATGATAGAGCCCTTCTCTGGTTTCAGGAGGAAAATACTGTTGAATTTTCAGCACTGAAGCTGGTCGGCTggctaaaatgtttgataactgcAATTTCATTTCATACTGTCTTCTGAGTTTATTACACTCACCACTGCTCCTTGTATTCTCTGTTAAACTGGCCTTCTCTCCACACTCAGATAAACTCACTGGTTCATTTTCATCTACAAGACTCTAATTGGGAAAACCATGTCATATTTACAGTCGCTGCTTAACATTCATACTAGAAGTCGTACTCTGCGTTCTAGCAGCTGCATCGATCTCCTCATACCCGAAGCCTGCACCTCCTTCAACTGCTCCTCTTTTCAGACTTTAAAGCTGAGCTCTTTCATTCCACTTTCCTCCGTCGAAGACTCTATACAGCCATTACTACAGAATCACTGCACTTGCTTTTGGCCATTTTGCTTTTTAATACATTTCCCCACATACACTGTATCTGTTTCTTTTAGCACTAGTGCGACATGTAAAACTGTATTATCTGTTTTTATATTCTTACTGCTAAAAACTAGTCGTTTAAAAAATATATCACTGTAAATACCATAAATAATACTCTCTTTCAGCACCCTTATGGCCTGTTATGTAACTTGTAactttgttttggattttttttctgttttatctgcctTCTTTACGACCTCTTTCCTGCCTCGTCATTGTATATGAGAACTGGTTCTTAACTGACcgacctggtaaaataaaggttaaataaaatattatGTAATTTAATTACATACAGTAACTGGCAATTTAATTACATAACTGCTGAATGATGTCTAGTTTAAGCCCACCAGGACAAAGCAGCATACCTCACAGAAGAGTGTGAGCTTATCGTCAGGTAGAAGACCGTTGGCTTCATCTAGGAGGAAGTCTCTCCGGATGAACTTTTTAAAACCCCAGTCTTTCCCCTGGACAAAGCGATATGCTCTCTGGCTTTctgcagatagaaacatacagaaGTCATACTGTAAGTAACTTCAACCATAACTCCAATCAGCATGAACAATACAACTGAACAGAAATGTAATCTTACAGAGTCAGGCTTCTGTTCCAGTTAAAATGCTGCGTTTCACTCACCCATGGCTTTGGTCTCCTCCCCCTTGGCATTTAGGATGGAGAACTTGAACTTGGCGCGTACCTCAGCCTTTGGACAGCTGACCAGCAGCAGATAGAGAGACAGGTAATCTTTACTCTCTTCATCCAGGCCCTTTGGATTCACTCGCAAACACCTGGCGAAGGTAGAAATATAATACTGATAAAGTACAACTGCAGAAGGTAACACAATCTACCTGACGTtactgatttggaaaaaaaatgtcgATATATTGTCTTATGTGAGGTATTTTATTTAACTTGAGACCAAAGCagacaatgtttttatttttacatacacCAGGAATAAGATGTGCAAATGTAATTCATTTAACATAGTATTTCTATGTAAAAGTCATAAGGTGAATAATGACAAAGTGACATTCAGGTAACTttctttatcatcttttcatagtcttGGAGAGTATTCACATGGCTTTGTCTATAAATCTTGGTTACGAGGCTATTATTTCTGTCTATAATCTAAAAATAACAGGTTTTAAAAAAGGATTAGACCAGACTTGTTAGTTATGTTAATTTAACTGACTTTGCCCATTGACAACAGAAGGGTGTATGTGTTTTTCAAGTGGCTCCCAAGTGGTTTACTAGAAAAATATTGACTGTTTTCTTGTTCTGCTGCAGCAACAAAATTATGACAAATGGCACGACAGATAACACAGACGGATGACAAACAAAATAGCAAAAGGCACAGGACGTAAGAGATAAATTGCACCAAGGTAAGTGAAAAAATTCTTAATGCTTTTCCAGTTAAGCTTTGAGACAAAATGATGATGGACAGGTAGACCgagggacagacagacatgcCACATTATATAACAAGCAATAATAAGGATTACAACATCTGCAGAACTAATTTTAAAGGAATTCTATTTCTAGAAGTTAAGCTAAAGTTTTTAGACTATAATTCCACATATATCACTTTTCCCACCCACCATTTCAGCTTGTCATTGGCCCCAGAGGAGAAGGTGGAGCTCTTGATAACCTCGCCCATCTCCTCACGACAGAAGCTGAAGTTGTTGATGGTCCACATGTAAGAGAACTTCACCACTTtgatctgaggggaaaaaaacaaaaagaaaatactgaATAAAACTTAAGATACCCTTGATGTGTTGGAAGTTAATGAACAGATTAACAGTGTGATGTCACCTGTGTGTAGCACCAGCTTTCAGCCACAGGCCCGCTGGACATTTCCGCAGGGGGAGGGGGACTCGGGACTCTTGACATTGCCAGCGTGACAGAAGGTGTCAGGGGCAAGAGGGTTAGGAGGAGGATCCGTCACTTGCACTCGTCAGTGTTCAGCCCTAAAATCCATCTGCATCAGTACATGCCAGATGGAAGCAGTTTGCCCCCTAGAAACAGACATGCGGGAATTATTAATCAATCAGACCAGCATTTAAAATTAATCACCCCCAAAGTTGCACCCAAAAGTCTACCAATGCAGGCACTCACACACACGCCTCATGCAGAAAACCACTCTTTATTCATTAGGATGCAACACACAGGAGCTGTATTTTTCATTAATCCAGTTAAGCCTGGATATGGTTTAAATCATGTGGCCTCGCTGCCTGCTATTGAGGTTTGTTGTGTTGGGGTTAGATGAATTGTCCCTGACTCACTGGGGGACAGCAGGAGATCGATGGCCCATGCCTGTTGTGAGATCAATAGCCAGTGTGATTGCAATTAAGTCTCCGAAATGAACTGTAAATAAACAAGGTGGCAATGGGCCTCTTAGGATGGTGGTGCCGTAGGTTTGGGGTATGACTGGCCCCACATAAGGTCCCAAAATGACCTTCATTCATAGTCACGGGTCATGCAGATCTGTACTGCACACTAGCCTCCcccaaatacaaaacaaaacctcGTCAACGTACATTTCATCTAGGGgtgtgcagggtggggaagcaaaatttacaatgaacatttagttgttttttctcagcaggcactacgtcaattgttttgaaaccaaacatatattgatgtcataatcatacctaacactattatccataccttttcagaaacttttgcccatatgagtaatcaggaaagcaaacgtcaaagagtgtgtgatttgctgaatgcactcgtcacaccaaaggagatttcaaaaatagttggagtgtccataaagactgtttataatgtaaagaagagaatgactatgagcaaaactattacgagaaagtctggaagatactattaaagaagaatgggagatgttgtcacccgaatatttgaggaacacttgcgcaagtttcagaaagcgtgtgaaggcagttattgagaaagaaggaggacacatagaataaaaacattttctattatgtcaattttcttgtggcaaataaattctcatgactttcaataaactaactggtcatacactgtctttcaatccctgcctcaaaatattgtaaattttgcttccccaccctgtatatcagcaagaatctggtgatacaatacaaatcccaatacaaGGATCATGATACActatatcacgatatgtcataa
The nucleotide sequence above comes from Sphaeramia orbicularis chromosome 19, fSphaOr1.1, whole genome shotgun sequence. Encoded proteins:
- the spop gene encoding speckle-type POZ protein; protein product: MSRVPSPPPPAEMSSGPVAESWCYTQIKVVKFSYMWTINNFSFCREEMGEVIKSSTFSSGANDKLKWCLRVNPKGLDEESKDYLSLYLLLVSCPKAEVRAKFKFSILNAKGEETKAMESQRAYRFVQGKDWGFKKFIRRDFLLDEANGLLPDDKLTLFCEVSVVQDSVNISGQNTMNMVKVPDCRLADELGGLWENSRFTDCSLCVAGQEFQAHKAILAARSPVFSAMFEHEMEESKKNRVEINDVEPEVFKEMMCFIYTDKAPNLDKMADDLLAAADKYALERLKVMCEDALCTSLSVENAAEILILADLHSADQLKTQAVDFINYHAAEVMETAGWKSMVASHPHLVAEAYRSLASAQCPFLGPPRKRLKQS